In the Pan paniscus chromosome 8, NHGRI_mPanPan1-v2.0_pri, whole genome shotgun sequence genome, one interval contains:
- the NDUFB8 gene encoding NADH dehydrogenase [ubiquinone] 1 beta subcomplex subunit 8, mitochondrial, with amino-acid sequence MAVARAGVLGVQWLQRASRNVMPLGARTASHMTKDMFPGPYPRTPEERAAAAKKYNMRVEDYEPYPDDGMGYGDYPKLPDRSQHERDPWYSWDQPGLRLNWGEPMHWHLDMYNRNRVDTSPTPLSWHVMCMQLFGFLAFMIFMCWVGDVYPVYQPVGPKQYPYNNLYLERGGDPSKEPERVVHYEI; translated from the exons ATGGCGGTGGCCAGGGCCGGGGTCCTGGGAGTCCAGTGGCTGCAAAGGGCATCCCGGAACGTGATGCCGCTGGGCGCACGGACAG CCTCCCACATGACCAAGGACATGTTCCCGGGGCCCTATCCTAGGACCCCAGAAGAACGGGCCGCCGCCGCCAAGAAGTATAATATGCGTGTGGAAGACTACGAACCTTACCCGGATGATGGCATGGG GTATGGCGACTACCCGAAGCTCCCTGACCGCTCACAGCATGAGAGAGATCCATGGTATAGCTGGGACCAGCCGGGCCTGAGGTTGAACTGGGGTGAACCG ATGCACTGGCACCTAGACATGTACAACAGGAACCGTGTGGATACATCCCCCACACCTCTTTCTTGGCATGTCATGTGTATGCAGCTCTTCGGTTTCCTGGCTTTCATGATATTCATGTGCTGGGTGGGGGACGTGTACCCTGTCTACCAGCCTGTG GGACCAAAGCAGTATCCTTACAATAATCTGTACCTGGAACGAGGCGGTGATCCCTCCAAAGAACCTGAGCGGGTGGTTCACTATGAGATCTGA